A DNA window from Sphaeramia orbicularis chromosome 22, fSphaOr1.1, whole genome shotgun sequence contains the following coding sequences:
- the LOC115414122 gene encoding zinc finger protein 239-like, producing MNGRPTCDLCGKTFTRMSGLKIHQRIHNGERPYDCDQCGKTFTTADDLKIHQRIHTGEKPYSCDQCGKTFTQMVVLKTHRRIHTGERPYGCDQCGKTFTTMTGLTAHHRIHTGERPYTCDQCGKTFTQMAGLKTHHRIHTGERPYHCDQCGKTFTQMAGLKTHQRSHTGERPYDCDQCGKTFTQMSGLKRHQRSHTGERPYYCDSVERLSPRKMGFRHTCASTEEKNHMAVSTVKRLSAQQIT from the exons atgaatggaagacccacctgtgacctgTGTGGAAAGACTTTTACCAGAATGAGTGGGCTTAAGATACACCAGCGTATCCAcaatggagaaagaccatatgactgtgaccagtgtgggaagactttcaccacagcagatgacttaaaaatccaccaacgcatccacactggagaaaaaccatatagctgtgatcagtgtgggaagactttcacccaaatggTTGTGCTTAAGACACACCGtcgtatccacactggagaaagaccatatggctgtgatcagtgtgggaagactttcaccacaatGACTGGGCTTACAGCACACCAtcgtatccacactggagaaagaccatatacgtgtgatcagtgtgggaagactttcacccaaatggCTGGGCTGAAGACACACCAtcgtatccacactggagaaagaccatatcactgtgatcagtgtgggaagactttcacccaaatggCTGGGCTTAAGACACATCAGCGtagccacactggagaaagaccatatgactgtgatcagtgtgggaagactttcacccaaatgtCTGGGCTTAAGAGACACCAGCGTAGCCACACTGGAGAGAGACCATATTACTGTGACAg tgtggaaagactttcaccaagAAAGATGGGCTTCAGACACACCTGcgcatccacagaggagaaaaaccatatggctGTGAGCACTGTCAAAAGACTTTCAGCACAGCAGATCACCTAG